A stretch of Camelina sativa cultivar DH55 chromosome 18, Cs, whole genome shotgun sequence DNA encodes these proteins:
- the LOC104763094 gene encoding protein PHOSPHATE STARVATION RESPONSE 1-like: MSESMEGSDEKPARTVKNRREKEAASSTSSGLIPSSQAMMVIPSRQAMMDSLVSRNFERKNFDLDMEMEPQLQLEEDHFDWTSSSFSLCEPQLQSYDQNPVNWPPFPIIEPQETHLDPLDWALSFDPEPRQQILKHPSYGTPVHVPVVKPQLQVGERRTVWTPELHERFVEAVNSLGGSDRG; this comes from the exons ATGTCGGAATCAATGGAAGGATCAGATGAGAAACCAGCTCGGACCGTGAAAAACCGGCGGGAAAAAGAGGCCGCAAGTAGCACTAGCAGTGGACTCATACCCTCAAGTCAAGCTATGATGGTCATACCCTCACGTCAAGCCATGATGGACTCATTAGTGTCTCGAAACTTTGAGCGAAAG AATTTTGATCTAGATATGGAAATGGAACCACAACTACAACTAGAAGAAGATCATTTTGATtggacatcatcatcattttctctatGCGAACCACAACTACAAAGTTATGATCAAAATCCTGTGAATTGGCCTCCATTTCCTATTATTGAACCACAAGAAACTCATCTAGATCCATTAGATTGGGCACTCTCTTTTGATCCGGAGCCACGGCAGCAAATTCTTAAACACCCTAGTTATGGGACTCCAGTTCATGTTCCTGTTGTCAAGCCCCAACTACAAGTAGGTGAACGTCGTACTGTTTGGACTCCGGAGCTTCATGAAAGATTTGTGGAGGCTGTCAATTCCCTTGGCGGATCTGACCGTGGGTGA
- the LOC104760401 gene encoding disease resistance protein RRS1-like, with protein sequence MNELRKRAIVTLQYDLVNDTETRIQDLNTLYGVFILLFSKNYASAESLDKLVTLMEYQKANGVLIIPVFLKVTPSEVHDPKGFVEATFSQLGNSVQGAGRVQKWKEAINELAHTDDCKWIAGGKSILPEEIVRYACLRLFSISSQNVTRMYSLLNSLQTSDTQMVGIWGMPGIGKTSVAREIFRRLAPGYDSCYFLQDFHLMYQTKGLSNLRDELFSKLFGEEKLVIDACDTKPSFMKNRFQNKTVLVVIDDVSNARDAEALVGGFDWFSGGHLIILTSRNRQVLVQCKVKELYEIQKLSQSESSQILSLSLLGQYESMLNSEFVRYASGIPLVLRVLGMFATNKCTVSEKEQLQMLRQSPPTEIMDAFRRSFDGLNENEKNIFLDLACFFRGENRNHVTQILDGCSYFTDLGIYSLIDEYLIEPLDDKIEMSNVFQDMGRFVVCEESKEPGRRSRLWDANEITEVLTNNSGTVAVEGIFLDMSNLTCELSPTIFARTYRLRLLKLHCSTSGNRGTICLPRGLYSLPDELQLLHWESYPLRSLPRSFNPKKLVELNMPNSKIEKLWKGTKNLEKLKKIVLSHSRQLIKIPRLSKALNLEHIDLEGCTSLVKVSSSIHHLSKLVFLNLKDCSRLRSLPAMIDIETLEVLNLSGCSDLKEIQDFSPNLKELYLAGTAIKVMPSSIENLTRLTTLDLENCNQLLHLPPGISNLKAIVTLKLSGCSSLKSLPNLDSKFLRGLERLNTETTKEVPEPLVRHSAIQKSRLDDCEIIDKLQLRSDIPDSCLNNSAIQESVATFVYPKIGGIQQPKWPWSTTTLQLLSMFHFLGSRLYALVSLCLSNACLVDIPKDISELPSLNTLDLSENGFSKIPESIKLLPKLHSLRLRHCKNLKSLPELPQSLVFLNVHGCVSMKSVPWSFERLHCTFSNCFNLSPEDFRRFLAKALGIVKIMNREQHQKLITVTAFRICAPASVSLKCSTDVLAPGSLKSSVQKGSSAMIQLTSSLRKTFLGFAMSVVVSFRDNYYSAAGFSIRCTCIRKMMNGLSHKLEKVFQFWGPKEASKIQNDHIFFFYDAIIHFDVRIGKNRYIFDDLLEFEFRPVNSQNEVLADSCEVKNCGVYVIADASGDTSLVKKRFTPTKRERSGKRLIASAMDPRGFSSHPEPQLRFKRGRYRKSVESAILKIRKRKRD encoded by the exons ATGAATGAGCTGCGGAAGCGAGCAATTGTTACTTTACAATATGATCTAGTTAACGACACAGAGACgaggattcaagacttaaaTACCTTGTACGGTGTTTTCATTCTGTTGTTTTCAAAAAACTATGCTTCAGCTGAAAGCTTGGATAAACTCGTGACACTCATGGAGTACCAGAAAGCAAACGGCGTCCTAATTATTCCCGTTTTTCTTAAAGTGACACCTTCAGAGGTTCATGATCCGAAAGGGTTTGTTGAAGCAACTTTTTCACAACTTGGCAACTCAGTCCAGGGTGCAGGGCGAGTTCAGAAATGGAAGGAAGCGATTAATGAATTAGCTCACACTGATGACTGTAAATGGATAGCGGG GGGTAAATCTATACTTCCCGAGGAGATAGTTAGATATGCGTGCTTGAGATTATTTTCCATCTCTTCCCAGAACGTGACTAGAATGTACTCGTTGCTTAACAGCTTACAAACCTCAGACACGCAAATGGTTGGGATTTGGGGTATGCCTGGCATAGGTAAGACAAGTGTTGCTAGAGAAATATTCAGAAGACTGGCTCCAGGTTATGATTCATGCTACTTTCTACAAGACTTTCATCTAATGTATCAAACAAAGGGGTTGAGTAACCTGCGGGATGAGTTATTCTCTAAACTATTTGGGGAAGAAAAACTTGTTATAGATGCTTGTGATACAAAACCAAGTTTCATGAAGAACAGGTTCCAGAATAAGACGGTTCTTGTTGTTATTGATGATGTGAGTAATGCTAGAGATGCAGAAGCTTTAGTTGGAGGGTTTGATTGGTTTTCTGGTGGACATTTAATCATCTTAACCTCTAGGAACAGGCAGGTTCTTGTACAGTGTAAAGTCAAAGAGTTATATGAGATTCAGAAATTATCCCAATCTGAGTCTTCTCAAATTTTGTCTCTGTCTCTCCTAGGACAATACGAGTCCATGTTGAATTCAGAGTTTGTGAGGTATGCCAGTGGTATTCCATTGGTTCTCAGAGTTTTAGGTATGTTTGCAACAAACAAGTGTACAGTCAGTGAAAAAGAACAACTCCAAATGTTGCGCCAAAGTCCTCCAACTGAGATTATGGATGCATTCCGAAGAAGTTTTGATGGCCTGAATGAAAACGAgaagaatatatttttggacCTTGCTTGTTTCTTCAGAGGGGAAAACAGAAATCATGTGACACAAATACTTGATGGGTGTAGTTACTTTACAGATTTAGGAATTTATAGTCTCATCGATGAGTACCTCATTGAACCTTTAGACGATAAGATAGAAATGTCTAACGTGTTCCAAGATATGGGTCggtttgttgtttgtgaagaaagCAAAGAGCCAGGAAGGCGTAGCAGATTGTGGGATGCTAATGAAATCACTGAAGTATTGACAAACAACTCG GGAACTGTAGCAGTAGAGGGCATATTTCTAGACATGTCTAACTTGACATGTGAGTTAAGTCCTACTATATTTGCGAGGACCTATAGACTTAGATTGCTAAAGCTCCACTGTTCAACTTCTGGAAACCGTGGCACCATTTGTCTGCCTAGAGGCCTATACTCTTTGCCTGATGAACTACAACTACTCCACTGGGAAAGTTACCCTCTGAGATCCTTGCCACGAAGCTTTAATCCTAAAAAACTTGTGGAACTGAATATGCCGAATAGTAAGATAGAGAAGTTATGGAAAGGGACTAAG AATCtcgagaagctgaagaagattgTACTGAGTCACTCCCGACAGTTAATTAAGATCCCGAGGCTTTCAAAGGCCTTGAACCTTGAGCATATTGATCTCGAAGGATGTACAAGCCTGGTGAAAGTTAGTTCATCTATCCATCATCTTAGCAAGcttgttttcttgaatcttAAAGACTGCTCTCGTTTACGAAGTCTGCCTGCCATGATTGATATAGAAACTCTTGAAGTTCTTAATCTATCTGGCTGCTCAGATCTCAAGGAAATTCAGGATTTCTCACCAAACCTGAAAGAGCTATATCTAGCTGGAACTGCCATAAAAGTAATGCCATCTTCCATAGAGAATCTCACTAGACTTACTACACTAGATTTGGAGAATTGTAATCAACTTCTGCACCTGCCACCGGGGATTAGTAACTTGAAAGCTATAGTCACGCTTAAGCTTTCTGGCTGCTCATCACTGAAAAGTCTTCCAAATCTTGATTCCAAATTTCTAAGAGGCTTGGAACGTCTTAATACGGAGACAACAAAGGAAGTACCTGAGCCCTTGGTACGTCATTCAGCTATTCAAAAATCAAGATTGGATGACTGTGAAATTATTGATAAGTTGCAGTTAAGATCAGATATTCCTGATTCGTGTTTAAACAACTCTGCCATACAAGAGTCTGTAGCTACATTTGTATATCCAAAAATTGGCGGGATTCAGCAACCGAAGTGGCCATGGTCCACTACCACACTGCAGCTCTTGTCAATGTTTCACTTCTTGGGATCAAGATTGTACGCCCTAGTATCTTTGTGCCTTTCTAACGCATGCTTGGTGGATATACCCAAAGATATATCTGAGCTTCCCTCACTAAACACATTGGATCTTAGCGAAAACGGTTTCAGCAAAATTCCTGAGAGTATCAAGCTCCTCCCTAAACTACATAGCCTTAGATTGCGCCATTGCAAAAACCTCAAATCCCTCCCAGAGCTTCCCCAAAGTCTAGTATTTTTGAATGTGCACGGTTGCGTGTCTATGAAGTCAGTTCCTTGGAGCTTCGAACGCCTCCACTGCACATTTAGTAATTGCTTTAATCTGTCTCCAGAAGACTTCAGAAGATTTTTAGCAAAAGCTTTGGGTATTGTTAAAATCATGAACAGAGAGCAACACCAG AAACTCATCACAGTAACTGCATTCAGAATCTGTGCGCCTGCATCTGTGAGTCTGAAATGCTCAACTGATGTGCTTGCACCTGGAAGTCTGAAATCCTCTGTGCAAAAAGGTTCTTCTGCTATGATACAGCTAACTTCTTCCCTAAGAAAGACCTTTTTAGGCTTTGCTATGTCAGTTGTAGTCTCATTTCGGGATAATTACTACAGTGCTGCTGGTTTTAGCATCAGGTGCACATGCATAAGGAAAATGATGAATGGTCTCTCTCATAAGCTAGAGAAAGTTTTTCAGTTTTGGGGTCCTAAGGAAGCTTCAAAGATTCAAAATGatcacatatttttcttctacGACGCGATAATTCATTTTGATGTCAGAATAGGGAAAAACCGTTACATTTTTGACGATCTACTTGAATTTGAATTCCGTCCTGTCAATAGCCAGAACGAGGTTTTAGCTGATAGTTGTGAAGTAAAGAATTGTGGAGTCTATGTGATTGCTGATGCAAGCGGTGATACAAGTCTAGTTAAGAAAAGATTTACTCCTactaaaagagagagaagtggaAAGAGGCTAATTGCTTCAGCTATGGATCCAAGAGGCTTTTCTTCACATCCGGAGCCACAGCTGCGATTTAAGAGAGGTCGGTATAGGAAAAGTGTTGAATCTGCAATCCTGAAGATTAGAAAAAGGAAACGAGACTAA